The Balaenoptera acutorostrata chromosome 15, mBalAcu1.1, whole genome shotgun sequence genome contains a region encoding:
- the LOC114237220 gene encoding NADH dehydrogenase [ubiquinone] 1 alpha subcomplex assembly factor 8-like: MSGNRVVWGHVQSVLCTFPEHLVVCGAGTMAKGRCMQVSGTPGGRLRKDLCTQEFKALRSCFVSVAKKTLKGSR, translated from the coding sequence ATGTCAGGGAACCGAGTGGTGTGGGGACACGTGCAAAGTGTCCTTTGCACCTTCCCTGAGCACCTGGTGGTCTGTGGGGCCGGGACCATGGCCAAGGGCAGGTGTATGCAGGTGTCTGGGACCCCTGGCGGCCGCCTGAGGAAGGACCTCTGCACGCAGGAGTTCAAGGCCCTGCGGAGCTGCTTCGTCTCCGTGGCCAAGAAGACCCTGAAGGGCAGCCGTTAG